From Calliphora vicina chromosome 3, idCalVici1.1, whole genome shotgun sequence:
tgtTTCATTTAGTAAGTTAAAATCATTTAAGAACGACACTGATCTTTAAATTCTTCCATTAGTTCGGTAGAATTGAAAAAGGCTTGCGTTTTAGTGGCGGGCACATACAAATCCGATCTGTCGTAGCAGGTAGCGGTAGCACCAATATCATGGAAATACTTAACAGCTTGTTGGGAATTACAGTCATCACCCCAGACCAAGGAAATCTGTCCCAAATCTCGTGCCTTCTTCATGAGGGCTGCGCCCTGTTCTCCCTTGAAATCTTCGGCATGCGGTGCAGTGCCGGCCAATTCAAAAGCTTGAGCATTATTAATGGCCTGTTCAAAGGATCTGGTTCTTAGATCCAGAAAGGCTTCCCATTTCTGAGTCTCACCTTGAGTCAAATACATGACGGGCAATAAATTCTGTTTGAATCTCAGCATAGTACAGATGTCAGCATCAAAACTGGAGAATACCAAAGGACGGCCACAGCCTTTTTGCAATATCACCTGCAAAACGGTGTCAATAAAGTAATTTTTGTCTATTGTCTGTTCAGCCTCCACGCCTCCTTTTATTTTACGCTGGGGCCATTTAATTTCCACATCTATACCCAAGGTTTTGGGTAAATTTTCCAATACCTCCTCCAATGTAGGGAATATACGTTTCTCAAACTGGGGCTCTTTATCATGGGCAGGATATTCCTTAATTTCATTATTGACTATGGCAAAGACACGCAGCTGCTTAATGGCCTCATAGGTCAGGTCTTTCAATAGCACATACTCCAATTGCGAAACATCCGTAACCACTTTGTTTTGGGGAGCTGTGCGCACTCCAAAATCATGATATATCACAGGTATGCCATCGGCCGTTAGATGAACATCCAATTCCACCATATCGGCAAATACTTCATAGGCTTTTAGAAATGAGGAAATTGTATTCTCCCTTTCCTCGGGGGGACTGGCTATATAACTCTTGCCATTGCCGCGATGAGCCACATCCAAATTGGGCCAAGACTTGGGCCAATAATGGGCATAAGTAGTGCGGAAATCCAACATATCTTTATCACTAAAAGGCTTAACCAATAAATAGGGTAAAGTTAAGCGGGCTATCACAGTTTCTTTAACATCCTTGATCTGCAGCAAAAGTTCACCTTGACTGCCCTTTAATTGATCATTGGTAATAAGAGCTTTGCCCATTAGTTGATGATCTTGGGAGTAAAATAACAAAGCATATGAAGCTTCCAAGTCCAAGGGAACTGTTAGATGAAAAATAACCACATCATTGCGTTTATGGGGGACACCTTCTTTTGGCTGAGCTCTTAATCTACTttcattatatttcaatttggAAACCTCCACATTAACACCAGACTTATCAACTTCCAGGGCAGTTAAATCCTTTGCCAAGGGTTCCACTTTTATGTAGACATTTTCCggatcaaatttatttatatcatGGACCTGGAACAATTTCTCACGTtcaaatttcagctgcaatatCATTTCATTATTAAGCCAGCCGCGATTTACTGAAACTTCTGCAGCTACCACCTGGCCAAAAATATCCACATCCCTGCAATTATTCACACAAGAGGTCAATTGTCTGGGTTTTAAATGGGTCTCCCAACGTCTAATCTGTTTGCGTCCCAAATAGTCTTCGGCATAAACAAAATAGCGATAGTTTACTTTGGGGCAGGCTGGCAGCATGACATTGGCGGACCATTCCAAACTGCCATTTTGACGGGACAAGGTTATACAGCGTTCCAATTGCCAGGCACCCAAAGCCTTAGAGTCGCCCGTTAAAGCCACATGCTCATTATCGGCCAGCTCTTGAGGCAATAGCACACTAAAAGGCCTGATGGAGGAGAGGCAAGAGTCCACTTCACTTTTTGACTGCTCCTCTGTTGCCTGATGCGAAACCCCCGTAAAATTGGGTTTAACTACAGCAGCAGCATCCACATAAGAGTTGCACTGTTGAGAGAACAAACACAAACACGcgattagtaaaattttaaaacgtgacattttcaatttaaaattatttcttattctTGGAAAGCGTTTTATAAAGCGTGCGTGTAATTAAACGCTTTGCTTAAAAATGACTGAATATTAAAGCAAATTGAAACTATTTAAACAATactttaattgtattttaaacaaatagaatagaatacaaatataatttcaagtttaaaacaatttactgTGGCTGCTCTTAAAGCTTAATTAAGTATAGAGATAAAGTTACTTAAACTTAATTAAATCAAATACATTtctatttagtactaaattttgtgGGGACCAGAGGGGTTTTCTGGGAGTAAAAagagtttattttatatatttatagctactaatataaataaaattttataaaacagctATTAAGTTGTAATACAATCAAGAAAAAAAagctttgttttttaatattaaaacaatttcactCAATTTAATTCAAGTCTATCAAGTCCAACGTATGTGTTTATTTTATGGGCAAAATAACTGATACGAATCTGTACTAAAAAGCGTACTCTTGACTATTTGCGATAAGAAATATTGTATTTAGTGAAATTTAGTTGTAGCTTCCTTCGATTTTTATCAATGTGCTAAAAATTTATGATTGCGTTcacacatttcaatattttacagTTTTGCAGACATGTGATAGACAAATGTTAAATGTCACTGACAGCTAATTGGCACaaacaaaatacttaatttttaaggaaattgataaatgttttaaacatattaaaattcgaatattttatgacttatTTATGGCACagttattttttcataatttttaaaccattggcatcaaaagcttaatttttaataattcttaataaattaattgaaaaaaataaaaatttccttttataatgcagtatgtatgtatattttcgaaaatttacctaattatttcaaaaaaaaaatttttaaaatttaaaaaaaaaaaaaattttatatttaaaaaaaaattttaatttaaatttaaaaaaaaacaatttgaaaaaaaattaaaaaaaaaaactttggagaattttgttttcctaaaaatatttaatatttgtattttgaagtatcatttggtgaagggtatataagattcggcacagcccaatatagatctcttacttgtttagtgAAAAATTTGTGGAATATTGGAAAATGAAATGAACTCATGAAGTAGAGTATTAAAATATccgaaatatttaacaaatttcaaaacaatttccttatttataaaaaaaaaaacaagtaagaaagtatggtcggtcaagcccgaccatataataccctacaccaagtaaatgagtaaaaatatttttcttttaaaatatcaataatttatattcgtgagtgattttcggaagtgggccttatatgggagctatgaccaattatggaccgatcaccataaaattaggtcgtgtgatttatgtctacattaaagttaactatgttgaatattgtgtgtataccaacatttttaagcgatttatgcacgttaaagtgattttcggaagcgggtctatatgggagctatgactaattatggaccgatcgtccgaacaaaatttggtgacatgaattttgtatatataaaacttatttggagcgaaatttgtgtagatacatagataaattaaacatttatgaccgataaagtccaatttcgaggggacatttgtatgggggctaggtgaaataatggaccgatttcagccagtttcaataggcttggtgcttgggccgaaaaagtaatatgtaccaaatttgatcgaaatatcttcaaaattgcgacctgtactctgcgcacaaggtttacatggacagccagccaaccagacggacggacggacggacggacggacatcgtttaatcgactcagaaagtgattctaagtcgatcggtatactttaaggtgggtgttagactaatatttttgggcgttacaaacatctgcacaaacgcataataccctccccactatggtggtgtagggtataatgacacATGTATCCTAACAAACAATTTTGCTCTAAAAATTctcttatttcaaataaaattcttgtTTACCTTAATTCCTCGACATGAACGTGTTGTATGTACAATATTACGTGACGGCCAGcgacaatatttgttaaaatgtactaaatcgtttaaatagtttaagaaatttaaacgataaaaatttcgtttaaacATTTTCAGTGAAACACAATTGCCATCGCACTAAAATCTTATTATAGAGATTTATTAGTTCCCAAAAACGTAAATAAATGTTGAACTTGGTTGAGGGTGCACAGTGGGGTcgattgaaaaaaaagtttcctAACCAGAGGTGGCCAACTTTGACATGCTGTAGCTCACCTTATATTCTAACAGGGTGgtgagaaatttaattttcttaaagcctATAACCTCATCTACTTTTCGTTCATACATCATTATGCAATTAAACCAGTAGTTTATAAGATTGAAATTACCAGTTACTTACGATCGACACCACTGTTTTCTAAGCAGAGGTGGTCAACTTTGACACCCTGTAGCTCACCTTATATTCTAACAGGGTGgtgagaaatttaattttcttaaagcctATAACCTCATCTACTTTTCGTTCATACATCATTATGCAATTGAACCAGTAGTTTACAATATTGAAATTACCACTTCTTTACCATAGACCCCACTGTGAGATGGcagtgagagagagagagagattaGATGTAAACAGTAAATATAAACacttgtgttaatttttggctTTTAGCCAAACGAGAAATACAAAGtcgaaagaaaaaattaacaaaaacaaataaattttaaaaaattgagataAATATGTCTAGTTTAACAACCCCTTTATACAGAGAAATTTTCCTATTGTCTGGGGGCTCACCTGATGGTggcgaaaaaaaatgcattGGGTGGGTGTTTGTTGTTTATGGAAAAAGATAAATTATAGATAATTTATTTAACTGGTCGTTTAACAGGCACACTTTTGATGTCACCACAACAAATCTTATCACTCAAACTGTTGTTAATTCATTTTTGTATTGCACTGTCAATCACACACATGATAATGTTGCcgtatatttgtttgtttacatgtaattaatgtaaacaaatgtCACAAATTAAAAAGAGGAAGACTTATCCGTAAAAAGTCACCACACAAAACCAACAGTATAATGAGAGGCCCGTTTTTGATTTGATAGGAATTTATTACTCAAATATTAACATTTaagaattaaaagaaatttaactgGACTGGTATTACAATACATTAAACATGgattgtcaaaaatattttttggattgTGTAAATGGCAAGTATTTCGCCaaagttttatacaaaatttgtgttaaattttagaattattAATTTTGCCAAAAGCGgccatatttgttttaaaaaatcaattttttttcaacattttttatatatttttgttttttcttattttcaggtaattttgacaaaaatctcAAAGATTTAAGATCTCCCCACACTCCCATTTGCAAGGGCCAATGGAAACCATTGCCGGGTTATCGTCTCAAATCCTCTGAAATGCCCATATACACTCCGCCCAATGCCGGCCAGCCGCATGCAATGTCAAATCGCATAACAACCATGGAGAAATCACTCGAATGCCATAAACCCATAAACTGGTCTTGAATAAATTCACTTTTATGAAAACCTAACCTAATTTAATCCACATAATATGaccataaacataaaattaacttaaaagcAGGTATTTTAAttgttactttttaaaattgttaaatgtatttgtgtaaaaaaattccagattttgtaataaaatagctgcgtttttaaaaaaaattaattttttaatcgtattttttgttaaattcataactttttttaagagatttataaaatatgtttactttattGCACTTTTGATATATTTATCGACTTTACATAATGTTAAACTGTATGAAACAGCAATTTGTTATTATGATTTGTTGGTAAACATGTTCATGTGTCAGAAttctttaaatttccaaaaagcgCATGCGTTGGAATAACAGATGATTGATGTTCTTTACCACATAAATATTTGAggtaatactttttaaaagcctttaagtaccaaaaatagtatttaatacaaaaagtacttgtttaataaagtaaattaaatttagtaaattctgtttcgattttttgtataatttacacatttttcattcaagaccccataaagtatatgaattctggatctttatccgtttgtatgttgaaatcaactttgcgaagcctccaaataacttacaaacctAATTGATACATCAACATATCCGCCATAGTCCCTATTTAGGTTGCTATTTTAATTtgggaaaatcggcccacaaatagatgagatataagcaaaaaaccatgaCTACCTCAATATTTGATCTTCATGTATCTCGATTACATTaacataaacaatatggatatctaataatagatattttaaagacattcCCAATGATGAATATACCGTTATAGAAATTCGGAtagacaatgggtcaaaatcgggatttttttttcatcaaaaacttttttaacatcaaatgttttcaatctttatcttaaaatatactttgctaaagggtacataagattcggcacagccatatatagctctcttgcttgttatttattatagtttatttaaatttttagtaaaaatgtcaaaactgacataaaatagtacttttttaaaatactacttagaaaaaagtacttttaaaggGATATTACCttaaaaagattttctatatttttaaaatgatctaaAATGTTGTAAgcttgtgtaaaaaaaaaccttttaataaaaaagtactatttgcaCTATTTGCttgtgttaaaaaagtaccttttaagaaaaaagtactatttgcaaaaaaatacttttgagaGAATATTAAATCGAACACATTtcttatatgaaagttatttaaatcgagaaagtacttaaaatagagaatgtaatgaaaaaagtactttgctTATAAAGTACCTTATAGGGAAAAAGTTGTTTATAtggaataatttcttaaaaaaagtaaagaagcTGTAATTTAAAGTACACTAATTAAAAAGTgctttatatagaaaaagtactttgcttaaaaaataactttacttaaaaaaagtaccttgtatggaaaaattactttaaattggaaaagtatttcaaataaaaaagttccttatatacaaaaggtactttatattaaaaaagtatggAAAGTACTTTActtaaaataagtaaaagtactttatttaataaaagttccttatgttgaaaaagtactttactTGAAAATGTATCTTAGAAggtaaaagtacttaaaaaagtactttaaattgaaaagtattttacttaaaaaagtaTCTTGTAaggaaaaattactttaaatgggaaaattactttatttaaaaaagtactttatataaaaaagttcctTGTTTTGCAAGTGCCTGCTATTCCTTGTATAGAAAAATTACTTCAAATTAAAAAGTTCCCTATATGAAATAGTACTTTACATAAATAGGTGTAAAAAGTACCTTACATGAAAAAAGTCATATATATGGCAAAAGTACTTttcttcaaaaagtacttttattggcaatattaaaaaaataagtttgttaaattaattGGTTTTGTTTAGGtactttaccttttttttaataaaaagtacctacTCAAGTTATTCAATATTAGCTTCATTTAAATTCTAGCTATCAATTATATTCATATTGAGAGTTTATAAACTCACATAATACTGATTTATAgccatttaaacaataaaattttaaacgagGTAGGTACTTTACCAATATATCACAAAAAGTacacaaacaaaacaattgtcACGTAGGTATTTAAGATTTGTATGTtcttcaataaaaaaactaatatcCTTTTAATTGTTCCTATAAtaatttattctaaatttaaaggtactttacctaaaaaatttatactCCTAATAATTGCCACATACACCTTTTTAATACCCTTATTTCCCTTTCGCCTTGACACTGACTAATAAAATTACCGTTAATTCGCCACTGTCATCTCTTGTAATCATTTTGCCTACACACCACaaagcttttttatttattgtttacttaTTTTTACATGCATTTCTTAGGTATGTATTGGTGTAGGgtaaaatacattattttttttattgattcaaTTGTCTATAAATAGTACTCAAAAGAGAATATTaagacaataacaacaaaacaaagcattgCAAAAACCTCAAGAACAAAACAAACTCTTTGAACcccctgacaacaacaacaacaaatgacGTTAATGACCTTCACTAGCTAGTGGTGAGTTGCAAGTTTAAAGGATAAATAATGacgtaaataataataataagagaacataaacaaaataaaggaATAGGTAATTACAGTTTGGTCTTCCAGGATATGGGGAGTAGCATCAATAAGATTTAAAACAGCAGGTACCGACATGTTGTTCAATTTGTAGCAGATTTAGTTAAAAAAGTAGGttctttttaaaagaatttatcacaatatttaacaatttaaatttttccttcTTTTAACGTTTTGTTTGCAAACCggaaataattgttttattttgttattgttgtttaatttgaattattaaaatttttattttattgttgtcttgttagcaaaaaatcattttgtttagGGTTTACGtggtttattgtttttaataaatttttaacattgtttgCTTAATTTATTAGGGTTTTTTAGCTTTAAGAGCCTAAAAATGGCCCGTCTGGTCTTTGTTGTCTTTCAAGAAGTACAGTTGCTATTGAAAGCTGTTCAACGTAGAAACAGCCGCACACATCACAAAAGTTATTTAATGGTTTTTTGAAGctttttattttgtagatttCAATGTTTaactttgttattgttttgtttggcaataaaaggagtttttgtttaattttaatagcactttcaaataaataaatttttttttttattaaatttaatttaacaaaaaaaatggtttgtCAACACCACGATTTTCTTGGtgttatttaattcaaaaaaacatcgttgtttggtttttatacccagcgtttagtataaaaatctacaacacaacacaaaagAGGCAACAATAGCTttcttaaagcttttttttattttattttcaaattgtcataatttgtgttgttgttgttggtggggtattttttgcatttatatTGAGgcaaattaaataatgaaaattgttttttttttatcaaaacaaaactattaaagagcaaaaaatttaaaaaaatatatactaaaTACAACGAACTTTATAGTTATCATTAGTTTTCTACagagactttttaaaaacaacagcaacaccaCGCATAATATACAGACATTTAAAGTAAACAACAACAATCCTCACAAATGATACGCTATCGACATCTGTAtgaataaacataaacaaactaacataaataaatccatagtatttataaatatgaaatagagCGAGCAGCACAgcacactgtaaaaaaaaaataaacacccAACCTCACCGCCATCACCTAGTAACTGTTTTGTATACAGAGAGAGAGCAAAGTGTAAACATGTCGGAATGTTTGTACATAATTAACACAACATTAGTACAAACAACAAGTACAATAGCCAACAACAattaaacaaatgtaaacaaactttaaCTCCATTCAATGAAGCAAGATTACAAAAATAGATTTACAGAGAGAAACAAAATAATAGGCAGAGTTCTTAAGCAAAATTAAGGAATAATTAGCAGAAATGTATGAATCAATTGGAAATTGGACcacaatttattaaagaaacagttttttaattaaaatataataacttAACAATCAATTGAGAGTAGTTgtcttgttgaaatatttgcatGGGTTTGTGTTTCAACCAATTACTCCCCCTAAACAAGGGGTGTGGCATGTATGCTTCCTATTAAAtactattaattaaattttaaatcctaTTTCCGCTATATTCTTGGCCCCCTCTGTAGGGTGTGTGTTGTTTTTCACAGTGtgcgaaaaacaaaaacacatcaTCATTCACACTTTAACTTTCAAACCAGAATTCCATGCTGAAGGAGAGACggtgaacaacaaaaaaaaacatattaaacgCCTGACCATCACGTGAACGTGTTCGTTATAAATAAGTGGCAtacattcatatttttgttgacACGAATGGAATCGTTAAAAACGAACCgaaaacaaaagcaaatatGTAGGTATAAACACGTTTATaatacaaaatcgaaaaaagctTTATTCTTTACGTAAGTTGGCATTTGGCTGTTTCTctgctgttattgttgttttttatgtaaacaggtgttgctattgttgttgtttgtttgtaattCTGTGTCAGACCGAAATTTTAGTACAGCCGAAGGGGGCTCTTTTTTCAGATATTTGCTTAATTTGTATATGGAATTTTCTTTGTTTGTTAGAGACTCaaggaataaattaaatttttatatgaagaatcatacttttgaactgggtgtgcgatatgttcCTCTTATCAAACTAACCTAAGAAATTACTTTCCTTTGGGATATACATAATTTATTCCTTTATTATTATAccagtctgttgaaatcaactttccgagcatacacgattcatacatcagtatctccggaattcttctgggtcggctatttaaaatcgagaaaatcggtacacaaatgtctgagatataaggaaaaaaccaggacaacttcgattttttttacctgtatatggattattaagtcattaatatagacatatccatattgtctaatgatagatatatcaaacacctttgcaacgatgtatataccatagtaagttggacctacaatgggtcaaaatggaaaaaaaatattatttaacccgatttttttttcaaaatatttttttcgctaaatattaaaaaaaaattaaaaaaacaaaaaaaaattttaaaattttaaaaatttaaaaaaaaacaattcgaaaaaaatgttttccaaaaaataaaaacaaatttgaaaataaaaataaattttgtttacttaaaaacatttaaaaattttattttgaagtataatttggtgaagggtatataagattcggcacagccgaatatagctctcttacttgttttaaattatttagttaCAAGTAGgattgtcattcgaataaaattctGAAGTCGCATGTTTATGACACAAAGACGCAATCTACCGATGACCTCAACATAACCCAGGACATGGCACAAATTCAGCCGGATCTATGTGGAGTAATCAAGAGAAATATGTACATGCATAATTGACAACTCAAGTTACTAGATGGACTACCACTAAAACCGGACATTTAGGTGTGACTTGCAATTTACTAGTAGTATATTCGGCAGGtcgttttaatttctttaaattcattttaaacacgtaaataaattgtgtaaaactttatgtaaatatttacatttaatttacaaataaaatttttccacaaaatgAGAATTTTATGCCCCCTTTTGGtaacaagtttttgttttttttatttttttttattataaaataatacgaGTAGTTTGTTTACGTTTTagaaaaagcgaaaaaaactGTTGACAAAACTATTTCTGGGGGTGTGTACACGTAGAGATGAAAGCTTTTCttgtttatgagttttttttgcGGCTCATTCCCATTGGAAACGTTATGGTCAAGGTTTTCCTACGATATTGATAACACACCATACATCGTGTGTTTCTCtctatttacatttaaattttttggaaatctatTTGATTTATAGTATATGCGTAGATAACATTATTAACGGGGCTGACCCTTCTAGTTGGAAATTATAAAACGTGTTGCtaaatagaatttttagatttatattttttctaattttattaaattaaaaaattagagaaaaaaaagcttttatttaatactacATAGTTGATGATTAGCTAAAataacccagcgggaaaaaatgataggacttcagtttgtaggccttctaaaaggcatacttacacattctaaaagatccgatactcattccacactgcctgctcttagaaggtgttcatgaaggcctatgaatccccttctaataacaagtggttaaataaaaatagtctacatcaaaaaataaaatactctgcatctctttgattaactctctttacaaaatttacaacaataaattgcttgatgtggcttcttatttatttttgttgcttttaagtatgtaatcagaaattatcatgtttcaaaaaattaaacaaacaacttaattttaattcttatttttattttagatcttcTAATAAGACTTTATAAATAGGTCTTCCATTGTAGACGTTctataaaacttgaaaatgcaCAACTTTTCATAGGCCGTCCTTTGATGCCTTATTCTAATGCTGTTTTTCTCTTTTAGGCACTTTATTAGGCCTCTCATGTAGACCTTCCATAAGACTTTGCAGTAGTCCTACCTTTCTAGGCATTCCATATGACATTCCTCTACAGGCCTTTCATTATATCAGTAATAACAGGTTTTTGTACAGGCATAAGACCTTCGaatagcccttccaaagtagacctactaatagcccttccaaagtagaccttctaatagctcttccaaattaggccttctagaagcccttgcaaagtaggccttctagtagcccttcctaagtaggccttctctcagccctctaacagcagcgagtgtgcaatgccttggctcgcaatgacacgccgtgtaaaattgaaatgattttgcaatgcggctagaagtccttgtgtctgcaaaagaaggcctttaggaaggcctctttacagcatctttttcccgctgggaataGTCCAAAGTCCAAACAATTATATTTagatgtatgtacatatgtatgaatgtgtatATATTTCTAGTTGTTTGCCTGTATGTTTGTAAGCATAGAGTCATTGCTGAAGAGAGGGTGGAAGATGGGAGAATAATTACGGTATACAAATCTCATTTAATAATATAACATATTGTACAGTTGTTATGTACTCActgtttttgtgtttgttgcATTTGTTGTATCACTGTTAGCTAATGTTGacattgttgctgttgctgtgaTACAATAATCTCTGGAAATCATTGACTATATAATGTATGCACGTGCTAAACAACCTTTAACAcattgtacaatgtacatacacACAATATTAATTGACAGCTTTTTTTTGGTGTTATTTTTGTAgtttactatttttttgttattgttttgcttttggttttattattttgttaaaagtgtTGTGCTGTTAATCTTTTATTAATTACTTTGTTTACGTTTTCTTTAATCTTAAGCAAATAGAcaacagtttatttttaatagttttttttttaatttaatcaatattcacgttttatttttcatattacaGCTG
This genomic window contains:
- the LOC135954235 gene encoding glycerophosphocholine phosphodiesterase GPCPD1, whose protein sequence is MSVPAVLNLIDATPHILEDQTCNSYVDAAAVVKPNFTGVSHQATEEQSKSEVDSCLSSIRPFSVLLPQELADNEHVALTGDSKALGAWQLERCITLSRQNGSLEWSANVMLPACPKVNYRYFVYAEDYLGRKQIRRWETHLKPRQLTSCVNNCRDVDIFGQVVAAEVSVNRGWLNNEMILQLKFEREKLFQVHDINKFDPENVYIKVEPLAKDLTALEVDKSGVNVEVSKLKYNESRLRAQPKEGVPHKRNDVVIFHLTVPLDLEASYALLFYSQDHQLMGKALITNDQLKGSQGELLLQIKDVKETVIARLTLPYLLVKPFSDKDMLDFRTTYAHYWPKSWPNLDVAHRGNGKSYIASPPEERENTISSFLKAYEVFADMVELDVHLTADGIPVIYHDFGVRTAPQNKVVTDVSQLEYVLLKDLTYEAIKQLRVFAIVNNEIKEYPAHDKEPQFEKRIFPTLEEVLENLPKTLGIDVEIKWPQRKIKGGVEAEQTIDKNYFIDTVLQVILQKGCGRPLVFSSFDADICTMLRFKQNLLPVMYLTQGETQKWEAFLDLRTRSFEQAINNAQAFELAGTAPHAEDFKGEQGAALMKKARDLGQISLVWGDDCNSQQAVKYFHDIGATATCYDRSDLYVPATKTQAFFNSTELMEEFKDQCRS